A segment of the Hippopotamus amphibius kiboko isolate mHipAmp2 chromosome 8, mHipAmp2.hap2, whole genome shotgun sequence genome:
TGTTGGTTTAACAATAGCTGATTAAAAAGGCTAGAGAATCTGGAAGTAAAAAATGTACTTGGAAGCAATGTCCTCTGAGGGCTCATTCCCCTGAGGGCAGCAAAATGCTGAAAAATTTAACTGGCTCAAAAATTATATTGAAAGCTCAAAAAGAAGAGTTAGTCACAGCTTGGGATAAAATTTTGAGAACAGATGACACTAaatgtagttaaattaataatttcaaaGTTTCCCTGGAGTTAGAATAGCACTCTGAGCTAACCAAAGGGGCTATAAACTCATGCCCCTTTGAACAGAGTGGTTTTAAATGATAGATTCTCCAGTGCACCAACTGTATTTTCAAGTATAATTCTGGTATTTGTACCTAGTGTTACAGAAGAAAAAGCAGCAGGGAGAAAGTGTCAAGTACATAGGACATAATAGGATTTGGCAGCCCTAGAATTCCCAGTTTGAATCTTTTTCATCAGGAAAATCACATTCCGGCTCAGTCCAAGGTGATGCTGGAGGCAGTGCTATTGATGCTACTGATGGCTTGTGACAAGCAGGAGGCAACAGTGAAAGTATTGAACTCTGGCTTTCTTCTTTCATCTGttaaagaaactcaaaataaGGCTGgtaatacatatattcattacattagctttttttttttttttttagcaataaataacttttaaagaaatcatgTTAAAAGTGTTTAAATTGTTTTTAGGTATTTTCATTGAAACATGCCTTTGATTCTGGTCATCTGAAAACCAAGAAGAAGTAACAGCCAAATAAAATGACCTTTATCAGAATTATGTTGCCTTTACATAATTTCTAGccaatacagaaaaataaaatgtctctaaattaatcaaaatataaaCTGAGGATAAAGTAACACATGATGATATTCCCTTTGTCTACTCGTTTTGTTTTGcagaatggaaatattttagaacGTCTATAATTAATCTACCAaaaccattttcttgtttttaactgTACCTTATTAGAAAGTTATTATTAAGAATCTTGGTAACCAAACTGTCCCATTAAGCCAACAAAATGATGTGACTTTTTAataggattaaaaaacaaacatctaGACAACAAAGATAGATCAGCTCACCTGTTTGAAGAAAACATGGGATAATAAACTGCTTGCTGATGGcctgaaatttttttgaaaaaattattttaaaaaagaacctcaTATtagaatgtagattttttttttggtgtaagcTATGTTAGAACTTAGGTTTAGAGCTATAAAactcaatacacaaaaattaaaaggaaaaagaatatatttaaggAAGCCCAATTCTTAGCTTCAATCTTGCCTAATGGGAAGAATTAATTCTAGAGATAACCTTCAACTGGTCCATGACCTAACATTTATTAGGCACTTATTAATTATAAGGAACTATACTAGGCATTAAGAGgctaaaaaaagattaaaaagacgCACACCTTATTTCCAAAGTACTAATGCTAATAGTTATCTATGATAATAATTATTGTAATACCAGCAACTAACACTCTTATACTGCTTGGAAGTTTCTAAAATGTCTTAACACAAATGCAGTAATTAACATGCAGAAAGATTAACTGATTTTTACAAGGCGACTTGGTTAGGAAATGATACAGCTGAGACTGAAGCCCAAGTCTTCTGACTTCAAATCTAGTATTCTTCCCGTTTGCTCATTGTCTCTACTTGCTTTTAGCATTGGTACTTCCTGAATTAGGCTACTGTATAGTTTTTTGATGAAAAGACTGATAATAGATTTGAATTTGGTGAGAAGGAAATATCACAAAGCttctataaaatacaaaataaagatgttttatgCTCTTTAGAAGTGACCAATATTACCTTTTTTCAGGATCTTGTTGCAAACAGAGCTGTACCAAGCTaaggaaggcaggagagaatGTTTTTGAGGATGGTGTTTGCAATCTGTCACTATTTACTGTGTGAGTTCCACTGGAGACATGTACACTTTCTCCAATCCCAGAGTCTACACCTGATCGGGAATTTTTCATTCTGGATTCTGATTGAGGGAAAATACTGATATCCAATGGGCTATAAGGAGGACCTTTCAGTTTCTGTAACAAcatctaaaagaaagaaaaatttccttcAACCCTTTTCAGGCAAgatattaaaacaataacaacaacaattaGGATCCTAAGAGTCTACAGCAAAgatgttaaaaagaaattatctagAATGTAAGGAATCTTATGAAAGGAAAGTAGTTCAGGATTTTAGCAGCATTTACCTGAGTCCTGTGCATGTCCTGGAAAGGTACCTGCCCACTGGCCAATTCACATGCTGTAATCCCAACGCTGTAAATATCTGACTTTACATTATATCCATGTAAATCCTGTAGAACAATTAATTTGAAGTCCTTTAGTGTAAATAGCCTTTAAAAAGTTACATACATATGCTTTTTTTGATAAAGGGTGGTAAATAACAATGGAAAAAACTCATGAGAAATCAAGATATATCTAATATTTGATATACACGTAAAAATTCTTAACATAGTACTTTtgacaggaaagaataaaaaaaatcttgcagTAGGCCTTTCATCAATCCAAATATATGGGCACAACTGTCCTTTAGTGAAACTCAGAAGACACTCAAGACGCATAGACAACCCAATGCAATGGCCACACCTGACCTGTCTCAGTAGTTCTGGACTCAGCCACGGCTGCACTGATGTGCTGAACTGTGGGAAATCATATACAGCCCTGTGCCTCTGTCCGTGCTTAACCAAACTATGCAGATGGGACAGGCCAGAGAGGGTCACTAGGCCATCACCAGAAATGAGGATATGGCTGGCTTTAATACTCctagaacaaaaagaaacaatccTAAATACTAAGAAATTGGCtaatgaagaaagaatgaaaatctaGTCAGAATAAATCCATGCATTCCCTTAGAAATTAAGTactctttataaaataatatttgaagcaTCAAGTTATAAAGTTAAACGCAATATTATCCAATAAAAGATAGCCTCTCATGGTATTAACAAAACATAAAGCTATGtctaataaaaatttcttttgtcaaataaattataaaagagcCTTGTTTTTCATCCTAAACATGAAAACTGGAAACTAACAGAGCAGGATGGCCAATAGTCCCGTAAAGTATAATAAAACCTTGATTAATTAGAAAACTGTCTGTTAGAAATCCTCAGTTAACCAGAATGCTGCTAAGAAACAACAAACAGTAAGAAAGAAGGCTTTAAGCAGGTGAaacaaacagtaagaaaacaagtttatttaaaaataacttaattaaaaaggaaaacaaagccccAATGTATCTTAGAACAGCATTGTTTTTAACATTCAGCCTACTTCTGCATCTATAGTTTGGCAACAAGAGAACTGATATTTGGTAGGATAATCTCAAAGTGCtacaaaacacttaagaaatcAAAGGTTTAGTTGCAATCTGTATATGATATAAACATGACCTAAAGCTGAAAAGCAGCTCCTTATCtgtttaaggaaaaaacaaaacacaggcgTTAACTAGGATCCCACTCCCTACAGCTTACACCCCAAACAGATAGGTTTGGGACTCATTACTGGGACTTGAGCCCTGGGAGGGCAGGCACTCCACCCCAGCACTGAGCACAGCACTTGGCACAGAGGAGGTGGTCTGAACTTTTCTGTTCAGAACTATAAAATGTGAGCATCTACCATACCTACTGGTCCCTTCCTCGCTTAATTTTCATTTGCAAGTTTCCTATCCTCCATTCTAACATTCAATTGCTCCTTCCTAAAATCTCCCTAAAAGATTTCTTCCtctcaaattctttcattttataaaatacaaataagtaaatacctGTGAATACAGCCATTTTGATGCAGATAGTTCAACCCTCTCACTGCTCCAAAGAGAATGTTTCTTATTAAAGTTTCACTCATTCCTTCAGGAAAGTAAGTCCTCAAGAGTTGACTTGCTGAACCTGAAAGAAACTCCTGAAATCTTTAGATGAACACTTGCTTCTAGCtatgttttaaatgttcttatcaaCCATAAacataaacagacacacacacatgcattacATTTTAGAGTCTAACTGCTTTCCTACGCAAAGGTAATTTTCCTTCAAGACTCTTTAAAAAGACTTTTCTAACAACATGCTAGAGATTAGACAAGTGAATTAACAATATTCAATattactgaaaaaatatatgctgtgtgagaatatatatattttacatccaCAGGCAATTCACAAAAACTATCCTAAAAATCAAAGCTCTAGAATCCATTCATTTATGTGTTCAACACACCTACTGAACATTGCTGTGTGCTAGGTATTTTACGAGCATCCAGGgacaccaaaatgaaaaatatgtacatgatcctgccctcaagaagctcaaATCCAGTGAAGGAGACAGGTATACACACATGTTTACAATACAGTGAAATAGTTTACAATGCAGAGACACAAGGATAGGATGGTGTGCACAAGTGGAAAAATTACTTTTGCTTAAAGAATAAAAGCAGCTCTccattgagagagagaaaggaaactgaagggGAAAAGACAGCTTGTTCAAACGCATAGACTTCTTGGAGAAGCAATCAGTGGTGGTTTCACTGATTATGAGACccattctactttttttcctgaagacTAAAATTCAACACGAATcagatatagaaatatatcatGAAATCTAGAAATGGCCATcagatttataaattaaaagtagTGAATCATAAATCTAAGATCACACTCATCCTTATAATTATAGCATCCAGGCTAACCCATGAATTATTTTACCTAAAATGAGTTTTCTTACCATaggccataaaaggagaaataacccAAAGCCAGCTGCCAACAGTGAAAACAGTCCAGTAAGTTGTAATATTGGGATGCCGGAAAAAGTGGGATAGAATCACTGCTTTCTAGTATAGACACACAAGAGacaagacatttaaaaacaaccTTTTTTCCTCATTATGGAGATAACAGCAGTAGTGGCAGCATATTAGTACTAATAATGGAGCTTATTAGTACTAAGCGCTGTTCTTAGTGCTGTCATGTCTTTAAATCTCACAACCACTACACCAAGTATGTGACATTaagatttccattttacagaagaggataCTTAGAAACAAGTTAGAAAACTTATCCAAGAGCACGTAATTAATGAAAGTAGGATGTGAACTTATTagacagtctgactccagaggtcATAATAACTATACTGTGTTCTTataatagaaacatttaaaaaatacattaaaatatgaagataaaaGTAACTTCTAAAACTAAATCATAGAACTACAGTTAACATTTCAGTATAATTTCTTCCAATCTTTTTCTGTGCAATATACATGTGCACatataaatatctaaaaaattgagataatacCAAAACAAAATCCTTTCCTTCTTTACACCAAAGATGATTAGTGACAATGGAAATTATTATAATATTCCTGAAAGGCAATCTGTTAAAATTTATCGATTCAGAAGCTAATATTACTTAGCTGGATGAAAAGGAAactatttgcttttgttttttctatttccctATACGATTATTTGTGACTGGACTGACGAgggctttttaaataaattaagaccAGTATTTCAAGTATGATATTCATTTGAAGGCACTTACAGCAGTTACCAAAGTTTGAATATATCTGTTCTTTCATGGATCTGGTTTCCAAGTATTCTTTCCAATTCTGTAATTGCATGtttattagaagaaataaatctACCTTTCTCTAACAGAACTACTAATTTgcgaaaaaaaattcttacagatGTAATCTCCTCAAATAGACATTAAGTtaaatgtatcattttctttgtattgttACCTGTAAAGCTTTCAGGCGTTCTTCAGTGCAGTTTTCcagatttgtaatttttatagtaACCAGTGTCCCTGTAGGAGTATGCCGTGCAAGATGGACAGAAGTCAAGTTGTCAAATCCTCTTCCTATAATCAAACATAAAACTCATGTtaacaaccaaaggaaaaaaaactgataatcaggacttcatcaaaattaaaaaattaaaaacttctgctcttcaagaaaacactgttaagaaaatgagaaggcaaGCCACTGATTGAAAGTATtaacaatatttatatcagataaGACTTATATCCAGAgtactatataaagaactcttacagctcTAATAATAAATGACAAACATCCCAACTAAAAATTAAGCAGAAGATTAAATAGGCAAGccacaaaagaagacagaaatggccaacaaacacatgaaaagatgctcaagataaTGGAGtacaaattaaatatacatactaTACCATTAATGTTAATATTGCGGTTAATATTGTGACTTGATAAACAAATGGTGACATATTCAAACAACGGAATGTTACTCAGCAATCCCCTACTCCCAGTCCCCAGCAACTGCtgatgtgatttttgtttgtcATGTACACAGTATCATAAGGAGTACagttttttgtgtctggcttctttcacttagtataatgctttgagattcattcatgtttcGGTTAATTTCTTTCTATGTGGAGCAATAATCCATCATATGgacataccacaatttatttatttatctactcatAAGTTCATAGATAgatacttgggttgttttcagtttttggtgaCTACAAATAAAGCTGCCAAAAACATTCTTTAAGTAGacatatgtttcatttctctttggcaaATACTtgaaagtgggattgctgggtctgtATGTTTAACCTTCTAAGAAGTTGTGAAGCTGTTTTTGAAAgtggctgaatcactttgcattcccaccagcaatgcataagAACTGCAGTTGCTTGACACACTCACCAGCATCTGGTGTcgtcagtttttaaattaaaaatacctagaaTGGTAATCTATTAACAGACACCTAAAAGATGTTAGTTTCCTTCCTCTCCACAGTCACCAAATTCTGCCACTTTTATTGttgaaatgaaattaatttgaaattcgTTCCTTCCTCCCCAGTGTCAGCATCACTTGCCTTAGCTCAGGTCCTGTCCTTGTTCTCTGGATAGATGCAGTGGCTTCCTCACTATGCCCTGCATTCTCAACCAGGacatgcaccaaaactactgatgGAACTACTTCAAAAGCCTGTGCCGAGGTCCCATTCACCAGaaattttgattcagtaggtctgtgaTGGGATATAGgcattgcaatttttaaaaagactcagGTGATGAGGATGACACTTCTGACTGTAAATCACTGATCAACTATATCTTCCAGATTGCTGCCTGGAACTGCTGCCAGTTGTCCTTCTAATTTCAACATTTTATCAAAAGAAAGGTACTATAGTGCAGCATCTGAGAGTTTAGACCTTACAGTCacaaaagtttgttttcaaatCACTAACTGTATGACAATCACTTAAATTCTCAgagcctcagtatcctcatctgcaaaatcagaggggaaaggggtgaaatgaaaaaacatatataaaatgttcagCCTAATGCTGattagatgctattattatcatcactATTCCAGTGTCTCTCTAGCACAGAGAAGATAAATTCCAAACCTTTCCTTAAATCTGCTGAGTAATGAAATGGGTACATTGCAGGGGCTGACAGAGAGTCTGAACTTCTACATACCCCATATGAGGTCTTTTACAACGTGTCGCAAACCTCCTTTTTCAGACTTATCTCCTCCTACTGCCTGTTCTCCCTTTGTTCCTGAGTCTAGGCAAAGAGCAACTATATGATAGTCTTTCCTCAGTTACCTAttgaagtaattatttttttttttttaccttttctggaTTGACACCATTTGAAAGTCCTTTCTAATTTGGGGGCATTTTCCACCACTGCTACTTTAGAGAAGGTCAAATCCTTATTCTCTCTTGGTCACCTTGACCCTGGCATGGAGGCTCAACTGGAGAATGAAGCGAGTGATAGAAGAAGCAGAGGCGGTCAGAACTCACTTAAAAGTTAAAACCTTACCTAAAAATCCCATTTTCAGTAGAAACTTCTTTCAGTTAAGTTTGGAACTTGCCAATGGGGTCCAACGTCTGGTGGTAAAAGTACCCTGCTAATGTACACTAACTAGGCTGCTCTTGTGCTGTCACCCTGGCTATGGTTCTAGTCACATAGcttctcttggtttcttcaggactattttctgttgtttgaacAAAAACCCTGACTAGAATATTTAGTAAACTTTTCCTCATGCTTCAGGACCCATCCCCTTTGTGCTATCTTCCTTGACTCCTAGAAGAGTCAAGACGAAAAGCTGGATGCTCTATCTTCTCTGTTCCTGTAACACTTAGCACACCTCTACTATAGCACCTTTCCGTGCATAAGACAAAGCTGTCTTTCATGTTCGTCTTTCCAGAGAGGATGTGAACTCCTCAAGTGTTTTACATGGCTTTATGTCCCTAGCACCTAACGTGGTATCTCTTTGTAGTGTTTAATAGATGTTTCTGAATATTCAGAGCAAATTTTCATATGTATAAGGCTATAAACAACAACTCATCCAGTTCTAAACTTAACTGAAAAAAGTTTCTACTACAAATGGGATTTTAGGTAAGATTTTAAGTTAAAAGGAAGTAATTTGGTTATAGGACGGTGACTGAAAAGATTGACATGATTTGATTTAACTCAGACAAATGATCATAAGTTTCCCACGATAAAGATACAAATAACAATTAGATTATTTAGTGTCTGCCTTCTCTACATGTACTTCAGTGAAAAAGTATAAATTCTAGAAGGTAATCTTGAAAAAAATCTGGGCTACTGTTTTAGGACAGATACAACTAATAGATCCATTTGACTGACAAAATTAACATTTAGATTTATGCTATGGGTAACAACAGAAAAAGCCTGCTTACAAAATAATCTTTTTG
Coding sequences within it:
- the STRADB gene encoding STE20-related kinase adapter protein beta isoform X1 yields the protein MSLLDCFCTSRTQVESLRPEKQSETSTRQNLVDEPGLSLLPPSSRASEVICSTNVSHYELQVEIGRGFDNLTSVHLARHTPTGTLVTIKITNLENCTEERLKALQKAVILSHFFRHPNITTYWTVFTVGSWLWVISPFMAYGSASQLLRTYFPEGMSETLIRNILFGAVRGLNYLHQNGCIHRSIKASHILISGDGLVTLSGLSHLHSLVKHGQRHRAVYDFPQFSTSVQPWLSPELLRQDLHGYNVKSDIYSVGITACELASGQVPFQDMHRTQMLLQKLKGPPYSPLDISIFPQSESRMKNSRSGVDSGIGESVHVSSGTHTVNSDRLQTPSSKTFSPAFLSLVQLCLQQDPEKRPSASSLLSHVFFKQMKEESQSSILSLLPPACHKPSVASIALPPASPWTEPECDFPDEKDSNWEF
- the STRADB gene encoding STE20-related kinase adapter protein beta isoform X2, whose translation is MSLLDCFCTSRTQVESLRPEKQSETSTRQNLVDEPGLSLLPPSSRASEVICSTNVSHYELQVEIGRGFDNLTSVHLARHTPTGTLVTIKITNLENCTEERLKALQKAVILSHFFRHPNITTYWTVFTVGSWLWVISPFMAYGSASQLLRTYFPEGMSETLIRNILFGAVRGLNYLHQNGCIHRSIKASHILISGDGLVTLSGLSHLHSLVKHGQRHRAVYDFPQFSTSVQPWLSPELLRQDLHGYNVKSDIYSVGITACELASGQVPFQDMHRTQMLLQKLKGPPYSPLDISIFPQSESRMKNSRSGVDSGIGESVHVSSGTHTVNSDRLQTPSSKTFSPAFLSLVQLCLQQDPEKR